The following DNA comes from Streptomyces sp. NBC_00690.
GCTCCACGACGGCGCACCCGAGCAGAAGGGGCCCGATCCCACCCCGCACCCCGCAGCGCAGGACGAGCGGGAACCATTTCTGCCGGGCATGGACGACATCGCCTGGCCGATCATGAACGCCCGTTCCATCTCCCTGGCGGAAGTGAAGGAGCGGGCCGAACTGCTGGCCCGCTTCGACCAGGCGTACCTGGTCCCCACTCCGATCTTCGCCGCGCTGACCGCGCATCTGACCGACCCCCGTCGACCACAGGGACCGTTCCGGGCGCTCACCATCGACGGGCGCCGCTGGTTCCGCTATCACTCCGTCTACTACGACACTCCGGACATGCGGTGCTTCCACGAACACCGACAGGGCCGCCGACTGCGGTTCAAGATCCGCGAACGGATCTACCAGGATTCCGGAGAGCGCCAGTTCGAAATCAAACTCAAGGGAGGGCGCGGCGAGACCGTCAAGCACCGCCGTCCCCTCACCGGGCACGACACCCCGCTCGACCCGTCGGCGCGGAGCTTCCTCGCCGATGCCCTGCTCACCGCGTACGGCATCGAGGCGCCCACCGCGCTCTCCCCCTCGGTCACGACCGACTACCAGAGGGCCACTTTGGTCTCCGACGGAGAACGCATCACCTGCGACGCACGGCTGCGCTGCGACGACATCCGGGAGGGCGGTGCCGTGCGCTGCGATCCCGGACTGGTACTGGTCGAAACCAAGACGACGGGTCATCTCACCGAGGCCGATCTCTTCCTGCACGCGCACGGAGTGCGGCCGGCGGTTTTTACGAAGTACTGCGGTTCGCTCGTCGCGCTCCGACCGGGGCTGGCCGGGGGCCGTTGGCGACGGGCCGCCCGGCGCGCCTTCTCCGGCGTCGCCTCGTAAGCCGGCCGGTGGGCCTGGAGTAGGGGGCGCGTTCACCGCACCGCCCCACTCGCCCCACCGGTCCTCGAACCGTACGGCGGCGTGAATGTCGGTCACGACCCCCAGCCGATGTTCCCGCCGACGTACGAGGTGAAGCCGACCGGCCCCGGTCCCGTGTCCGGGTCGGTCGGCTTCACCGCCCGTCACAGCCCTCCGTACTCCCCCGGTCCACCGCACCCCGCGCACACCGCGATCGCGGCCCTGGTTCGCGGTATGAAAGTGAACTCCGGGGCTGCCAGGACTTGTCGAACGCCGATGACGACGGCCGATGTCGTGAGGTGCGGTCCATGTCGTGAGGTGCGGCCGGTGTCGTGAGGTGCAGTTGATATCGGCGCCCGCGGAGATCTGACGGTGGAAGTCCCTGAGACCGACCCGCATCTGACCGATCGGGGCACTCCCGGTCGGCGTTCGGCAACTCCGGTGAGAACCTCGCCCCTTGGTCCTTCCGCGCATCGGTGACTTCTCCCGATCGCGCCGACCGGGGGCCCTTTCACGTCCGAGAACTTGGCCCATCGGCCACAGGAGAGCCGTGCACAAGTCCGGTGTCCCCGCCGCTGTGAGCGGAGCACGAGGGTCGGCCGCACCGACACACGGCGCGGCCAACGAGGGGCGCGGCCGAGGCACTGCCTCAACCGGGGCTCCGTCATGGGCGGGCGGGATGGCGGGGGCCTGACATATGAAAGGGCCGGGCGGCCCGGCCGCATTTCCGGGTCGCCCGACCTGATCACCTCACCCGGGGCGGGTCGGGGCGCCCGGGTGCGGGTCTTCGGGGACGGTCCGCGTGACGTGCGCGCCGGACCGTCGGTGGGGCAGAAGTAGGGGGGAGCCCCCTCCCTGCGGGAGGCAGTAGAGGGGGCTCACCAGGGCCCAGTGGGGGAAGCGCTTGTCGCTCAAGGCCCTGGGGCCGCCCACGACACCCTGCGGGATGTCGGTGCCGTGGGCGACGTCTCTATGCCCTGTCAGCTCGCCGCGGTCGGCGGGAGGTCGCGCTTGTCCGCGGTGCTGACCGGACGCTCCGCAAGACCGGCGGTGGCCGCGTCCTGGGGTGCGAGGAGGTACTTGTGCAGGGAGCGGAGGAACTCGAACAACTTGTCCTCCTCCTTGGGCCTGGCCTGCTGCCGCCGGTCGTAGACCGAGCGGTCGTACGCGGCACGGTCATGGCTCACACGGTCGTACACCGCATGGTCGCTGCCGTTCCGCTCGGTGCTGTGCCGCTCGGTGACCTCGCGTTCCGTCACCGGGCGTTCGGTCCAGGAGCGGTCGCTCCAATCCCGTCCGCTCCACGGCCGCTCGGCCCTCGGGCGGTCCGCCCCGTGCCGGTCGGTCAGGGGGCAATCGGTCCTGGCGCAGTCGGCCCGATCGGCGCGAGGCCGGTCGATCCGCCGTGGCCGCCCCGGCTGATGCCGGTGGTGACGCAGGTCCTTGAGATCCCGTAGGTGGAGCGCGTCGGCCAGCGCCGATTTCAAGGGTTTCCTCATCGTCGAGTCCCTTCGCCGTGCTGCTGCTGAACGGCCCAGTCGTCATTGGGTCCCCAGTAGCCACCCTGCGGCGGCTGCTGGTACCCCTGCGGTCCGTATCCCTGAACCATCGGAGTGCCCTGATAGGGGGTTTCTTGGGGGCCGTATCCCGGAGGTGGCGCGTATCCCTGTGGCGGCATCTGCTGCTGGCCGTCGTGCGGAGCGGGCGGTTGGCCGTTGGGCACACCGTTGTGCTGCGGGCCATGCGCCTGGTTCGGGATGTGCGCCTGGGAGTGCTGGCTGTACTGGGGCTGCTGGTGCAGCGGTCGTACCGGCCCCTGTCCACCCATGCCGTACTGGTGGTTGGGGTGCTGAGGTGCGTGCGGGTAGTTCTGCTCTGGGTGCGGGTACTGCGGGTACTGGTACTGCGTGTGCTGCGGGTGCGCGTGCTGGTTGTTCTGAGCATGTTGCACGTGCTGGTTGTTCTGCGCGTGTTGCACGTGCTGGGGGTGCTGTGGTGCATGGGGGTGCTGGTTGTTGTGCTGGTGCTGCTGCGCGTGCTGGTGCTGTCGCGCGTAGGGGCTGCCGTGAGCCACGTGTGCGTGACCGTAGTTCGGAGCCGCCGTGTGCTGGAAGGCGGGGGCGGGTTCCGGTGCGTACGGCCCGGGCTGTGCGGGCTGTGCGGGCTGCTGCTGGGTGTCCTTGACCGGAGTGTCGAACTCCTCCGTGACGGGCTCGTCGGGGACGACGACCTCGTCCACCTTCTGGACCGTCGGATCGCCCGGCAGGATGCACTCGACGTGCTCGGCGCCGGCCTTGCGGCGCTGCTCCGCGAACTCCTCGATCTGGGCACGGCAGGCCATGTCCAGGTGCGAGATGCCGCTGCCG
Coding sequences within:
- a CDS encoding polyphosphate polymerase domain-containing protein, which codes for MTTVATPRPHHDGTPAALDSADEPTTALHDGAPEQKGPDPTPHPAAQDEREPFLPGMDDIAWPIMNARSISLAEVKERAELLARFDQAYLVPTPIFAALTAHLTDPRRPQGPFRALTIDGRRWFRYHSVYYDTPDMRCFHEHRQGRRLRFKIRERIYQDSGERQFEIKLKGGRGETVKHRRPLTGHDTPLDPSARSFLADALLTAYGIEAPTALSPSVTTDYQRATLVSDGERITCDARLRCDDIREGGAVRCDPGLVLVETKTTGHLTEADLFLHAHGVRPAVFTKYCGSLVALRPGLAGGRWRRAARRAFSGVAS